A region of the bacterium genome:
GCCGGGAGCTCGGGTCCCCGGCCACAAACGCCTCGGTGGCGCTTCTCCTTGGCGCCATGTGCGTTGCCACCGCTCCGGCGGCTGTTCTCGGGGTCATTCACGAGTACAAGGCCAAAGGTCCCATGACCACCACCATCCTCGGGGTGGTCACCCTCGACGATGGAGTCGCCCTGGTTCTGTTCAGTGTGGCGAGCGGGATAGCCGGAAGCCTGGGAGGAGGGGACGCGTCGTGGGTCCGATACGTTTTCCTCGAACCGGGACGGGAGATCGGTCTTTCCCTGGCCATCGGCGGCACGATGGGGCTGTTCTTCAAACTGGTCATCCCCACGGTCCGCAGGAAGATGTCGCTCCTGGGGATCTCACTGGGCGCCATCTTTACCGCCAGCGGCCTCGCCCTGACCTTCCACGCTTCCCCCCTGCTGACGTGCATGATGCTGGGCTTTGTCATGGCCAACATCATGAACCACCCTGAACAGTGGTTCGAGGCCGTGGAACGGGTCGAAGAACCTGTCATGGCCATGTTCTTCGTCGTCGCGGGCGCCCATCTGGACATATCGGCCATCACAACGGCAGGGGGGCTGGCGGCGATCATCACCACCATGAGAGCCTTCGGGAAATACTCCGGCGGGTTCCTCGGCGCGGTTGCCTCCGGGGCCTCCCTCGAACTCCGCCGCTACCTGCCCATGGGGCTGCTGCCCCAGGCCGGGGTGTCCATCGGCCTCGTACTGGCCGCCAAGGAGTTCATTCCGGATCCTCAAGTGGCCGGGGTCATGGTCAACGCTGTGCTCGCTTCGGTCATCGTTAATGAACTTGTCTCT
Encoded here:
- a CDS encoding cation:proton antiporter, giving the protein MTSDPSNVHPLLYLGILLLAGYAGGRMARAINLPRLTGYILVGMALSPSLTGILDRNFLDHGLALVTDIALGIIAFTIGGALELDRIRKLGRQILVITMFESLSAFVLVSLAAAFLYPLFHSRELGSPATNASVALLLGAMCVATAPAAVLGVIHEYKAKGPMTTTILGVVTLDDGVALVLFSVASGIAGSLGGGDASWVRYVFLEPGREIGLSLAIGGTMGLFFKLVIPTVRRKMSLLGISLGAIFTASGLALTFHASPLLTCMMLGFVMANIMNHPEQWFEAVERVEEPVMAMFFVVAGAHLDISAITTAGGLAAIITTMRAFGKYSGGFLGAVASGASLELRRYLPMGLLPQAGVSIGLVLAAKEFIPDPQVAGVMVNAVLASVIVNELVSPVLVRFALTKAGEVGL